A window of the Planctomycetia bacterium genome harbors these coding sequences:
- the mscL gene encoding large-conductance mechanosensitive channel protein MscL: MTFAKEFRDFVMRGNVVDMAVGVVIGAAFGKIVTSLVEDIFLPVVGTITGKIDFSTLAAKVYDPTTNNVLVTIPYGKFINAVVAFLIVAFCLFMVIKAMNAMTRKSADAPPPPAPPTKEQELLAEIRDLLQNQARKA; the protein is encoded by the coding sequence ATGACCTTCGCAAAAGAGTTTCGCGACTTCGTAATGCGCGGCAACGTCGTCGACATGGCGGTCGGCGTCGTCATCGGAGCGGCGTTCGGCAAGATCGTCACGTCGCTGGTCGAAGACATCTTCCTACCGGTCGTCGGCACGATCACCGGCAAGATCGACTTTTCGACCTTGGCCGCAAAAGTGTACGATCCCACTACGAACAACGTCCTGGTGACGATTCCCTACGGCAAGTTCATCAATGCCGTAGTTGCGTTCTTGATCGTGGCGTTCTGCTTGTTCATGGTCATCAAGGCGATGAACGCGATGACGCGCAAGAGCGCCGATGCGCCTCCTCCTCCGGCTCCGCCGACGAAAGAGCAAGAACTGCTAGCGGAGATTCGGGATCTGCTGCAGAACCAAGCGCGCAAAGCCTAG